Proteins encoded by one window of Clostridium cagae:
- a CDS encoding cyanophycinase yields MNENLNGNLIIIGGGEDKEGKKEILKRVCASIDKDKDILLIATIATEYPKEAANKYKRAFGELKVKNIRVLDISERMDSFNEENVELIKNSSLIFFTGGDQLRITSLIGGSPIYSALKEACEKGIFIVGTSAGASVMSDTMIVEGSDEQSPRKCTLKMAPGLGLIKDVIIDQHFAQRGRIGRLLTGIAENPEVLGIGIDENTAIIVNQEGKVEVIGAGAVYFIDGSKITYTNVSELYGEDILSMYNVKLHILTNGKKFDLIKKLPFEEDKLSNESSTGKDI; encoded by the coding sequence TTGAATGAAAATTTAAATGGAAATCTGATAATAATCGGAGGAGGAGAAGACAAAGAAGGGAAGAAAGAAATTTTAAAAAGAGTATGTGCTTCAATAGATAAAGATAAGGATATTTTATTAATTGCAACCATTGCAACAGAGTATCCAAAAGAAGCAGCGAATAAGTATAAAAGAGCTTTTGGGGAATTAAAAGTTAAAAATATAAGAGTATTAGATATTAGTGAAAGAATGGATTCTTTTAATGAGGAAAATGTAGAGCTTATAAAAAATTCATCTTTAATATTTTTTACAGGTGGAGATCAATTAAGAATAACTAGCTTAATTGGAGGAAGTCCTATATATTCAGCTTTAAAGGAAGCATGCGAAAAAGGAATATTTATTGTAGGAACATCAGCTGGAGCATCAGTTATGAGTGATACCATGATAGTTGAAGGTTCAGATGAACAATCTCCAAGAAAATGTACTCTAAAAATGGCGCCCGGTCTAGGACTTATAAAAGATGTTATAATCGATCAGCACTTTGCTCAAAGAGGAAGAATTGGTAGGTTATTAACTGGTATCGCAGAAAATCCAGAAGTATTAGGTATAGGAATAGATGAAAATACAGCAATAATAGTTAATCAAGAAGGAAAAGTAGAAGTAATAGGTGCAGGTGCTGTATATTTTATTGATGGAAGCAAAATCACATATACAAATGTTTCAGAACTTTATGGAGAAGACATTCTAAGTATGTATAATGTTAAATTACATATTTTAACTAATGGTAAAAAATTCGATCTTATAAAAAAGTTACCTTTTGAGGAGGATAAATTAAGTAATGAAAGTAGTACAGGAAAGGATATATGA
- a CDS encoding DUF814 domain-containing protein, whose protein sequence is MVKALAMISGGLDSILAAKLIKEQGIEVIGICFKSYFFNEENAKRMTEQIGIKLEVIDFSEEHFDLVRNPKHGWGKNMNPCIDCHSMMMNYSGKLLEKFNADFIITGEVLNQRPMSQNRQALNIVKKESGYSDKILRPLCAQNLNPTQMEIDGLVDREKLLKISGRSRAIQMELAEKWGIKDYPSPAGGCKLTEPNYSIRLRELVNRKPDITQREIDLLKYGRHFITPNNVKIIVSRTADEGEAFKKLLIKEDLVFLTSKFNGAMVIIPAGNNPTEEDLTLACRFAVRYSKGKDEESVEVKYGNVSTEFNKFKNVDSVTQKELEDYNLNK, encoded by the coding sequence ATGGTAAAAGCATTAGCGATGATATCAGGGGGACTTGATAGCATATTAGCAGCAAAGTTAATAAAGGAACAAGGTATAGAAGTTATAGGAATTTGTTTTAAATCATATTTCTTTAATGAAGAAAATGCAAAAAGAATGACAGAGCAAATTGGAATAAAATTAGAAGTTATAGATTTTTCAGAAGAACATTTTGATCTAGTAAGAAATCCAAAACATGGTTGGGGAAAGAATATGAATCCGTGCATTGATTGTCATTCAATGATGATGAATTATTCAGGAAAGTTATTAGAAAAATTTAATGCTGACTTCATAATTACAGGTGAAGTTTTAAATCAGCGTCCAATGTCTCAAAACAGACAAGCTCTTAATATAGTAAAGAAAGAATCAGGGTATTCGGATAAAATACTACGTCCTTTGTGTGCTCAAAATTTAAATCCTACTCAAATGGAGATTGATGGGTTAGTAGATAGAGAAAAATTATTAAAAATATCTGGTAGAAGTAGAGCTATTCAAATGGAATTGGCTGAAAAATGGGGGATAAAGGATTATCCATCACCAGCTGGTGGATGTAAACTAACAGAACCTAATTATTCTATTAGACTTAGAGAATTAGTAAATAGAAAACCTGATATTACTCAAAGAGAAATTGATCTTTTAAAATATGGAAGACATTTTATTACTCCTAATAATGTTAAAATTATAGTTTCTAGAACAGCAGATGAAGGTGAAGCATTTAAAAAATTATTAATAAAAGAAGATTTAGTGTTTCTTACATCTAAATTTAATGGTGCAATGGTAATAATTCCAGCTGGAAATAATCCAACGGAAGAAGATTTAACTTTAGCTTGTAGATTTGCAGTTAGATATAGTAAGGGAAAAGATGAAGAATCTGTAGAAGTTAAATATGGAAATGTATCTACTGAATTTAATAAATTTAAAAATGTAGATTCTGTTACTCAAAAAGAATTAGAAGATTATAATTTAAATAAATAA
- a CDS encoding DUF3794 and LysM peptidoglycan-binding domain-containing protein: MSQIDAIKESIGFEQLIKESNSDCVLKEEYLIPDTHPDVQEILTVEARPVIVSKEFVGDKIALEGRVEYTVLYLAREEGMVVNSVSYTEKFSSNIDLNQEEHKIVCELECKVEHIEATIMNERKISIQGVFGIYWEMYKSSEFEFVKDIEGTDDIEILKKTEKINRISANEEVELVGKSNIRVGMDKPQISKILKCSLLLHKKEIKILEDKVYLSCYCKLNILYKGDESKEIICIEDDVYLSKEEEVKGVNSDMMYSVSYNIQNNDLMLEEDDLGEVRIINNEFMVKANIKVFSKENVDVIKDAYCPNFPIELKKEEYELGAIQGTNSSEIIIKDNIALNENNLIPEQIICSNGTILISDKQVETDKVIVEGILKVDVLYKTSDQDKYLANVKAEIPFNSIIDMQGAKKGMKAIIKCNLESIEATIEANTIAIKASAMLCAKICYEVKKQFICDVIEQEGEVPEKKSSVTIYVVGEEDTLWNLAKKYNTTVDDLIKINEIEDQDNIECGKKLIIPGRAIF; encoded by the coding sequence ATGTCACAAATAGATGCAATAAAAGAAAGTATAGGCTTTGAACAACTAATAAAAGAGAGTAATTCAGATTGTGTTTTAAAAGAAGAGTATTTAATTCCAGATACGCATCCAGATGTTCAAGAGATATTAACTGTTGAAGCTAGACCCGTAATAGTTAGTAAGGAATTTGTTGGTGATAAAATTGCTTTAGAAGGAAGAGTTGAATATACGGTTTTATATCTAGCTAGAGAAGAGGGGATGGTTGTAAACTCTGTTAGCTATACAGAAAAATTTAGTAGCAATATTGATTTGAACCAAGAAGAACATAAAATCGTTTGTGAATTAGAATGTAAAGTGGAACATATTGAAGCTACTATAATGAATGAAAGAAAAATATCTATCCAAGGTGTTTTTGGAATATATTGGGAGATGTATAAAAGTAGTGAATTTGAATTTGTTAAAGATATAGAAGGAACAGATGATATAGAAATTTTAAAAAAGACTGAAAAAATTAATAGAATTAGTGCAAATGAAGAAGTTGAATTAGTTGGAAAATCTAATATTAGAGTAGGAATGGACAAACCTCAGATTAGTAAAATTTTAAAATGTTCATTATTACTTCATAAGAAAGAAATAAAAATATTGGAAGATAAAGTATATCTAAGTTGCTATTGTAAATTAAATATTCTTTATAAAGGTGATGAATCTAAAGAGATAATTTGTATTGAAGATGATGTTTATTTATCAAAAGAAGAGGAAGTAAAAGGCGTTAATTCAGATATGATGTATTCTGTATCGTATAATATTCAAAATAATGATTTGATGTTAGAGGAAGATGATTTAGGAGAAGTAAGAATAATAAATAATGAATTTATGGTAAAAGCAAATATAAAAGTATTTTCAAAAGAAAATGTTGATGTAATAAAAGATGCATATTGTCCTAATTTCCCAATAGAGTTAAAAAAAGAAGAATATGAATTAGGTGCTATACAAGGAACAAATAGTTCAGAAATTATTATTAAAGACAATATAGCATTAAATGAAAATAATTTAATACCAGAGCAAATAATCTGTTCTAATGGAACAATATTAATATCTGATAAACAAGTTGAAACTGATAAAGTTATTGTAGAAGGTATATTAAAAGTTGATGTATTATATAAAACAAGCGATCAAGATAAGTATCTTGCAAATGTAAAAGCTGAGATACCATTCAATTCAATAATAGATATGCAGGGTGCTAAAAAAGGAATGAAAGCAATAATAAAATGTAATCTTGAGAGTATAGAAGCAACTATAGAAGCAAATACAATAGCTATAAAGGCTTCTGCAATGTTGTGCGCTAAGATATGCTATGAAGTTAAAAAACAATTTATATGTGATGTTATAGAGCAAGAAGGGGAAGTGCCAGAGAAGAAATCTAGTGTCACTATATATGTTGTAGGAGAAGAAGATACTTTATGGAATCTTGCTAAAAAATATAATACTACAGTAGATGATTTAATAAAAATAAATGAGATAGAAGATCAAGACAATATTGAATGTGGCAAAAAACTTATAATTCCTGGAAGAGCTATATTCTAA
- a CDS encoding DUF1934 domain-containing protein has product MKKKAIITVKSNASMDDNKLIEVISPGEFYIEDDEFRVEYDETEISGMEGTKTIIFIRNNSFTLERKGSTTTKMDFKKRMKSTSLYKTPYGILKLNVDTKSLDINMSEKGGTIDVKYSMGMEGQIAMNTNLVVDIKVNDK; this is encoded by the coding sequence ATGAAAAAGAAGGCTATTATAACGGTTAAAAGTAATGCTTCTATGGATGATAACAAGCTAATAGAAGTTATATCACCTGGAGAATTTTATATAGAAGATGATGAATTTAGAGTTGAATATGATGAAACTGAGATATCAGGAATGGAAGGAACAAAAACAATAATCTTTATTAGAAATAATTCCTTTACATTAGAAAGAAAAGGATCAACGACAACTAAGATGGACTTTAAAAAAAGAATGAAATCAACATCTTTATATAAAACTCCTTATGGAATTCTTAAATTAAATGTAGATACTAAAAGTTTAGATATAAACATGAGTGAAAAGGGTGGAACTATTGATGTTAAGTATTCTATGGGTATGGAAGGTCAAATAGCTATGAATACTAATTTGGTAGTTGATATAAAGGTAAATGATAAATAG
- the ispE gene encoding 4-(cytidine 5'-diphospho)-2-C-methyl-D-erythritol kinase, with product MNIKAYAKINISLDVIGKREDGYHLLKMIMQNIDLYDIVQVEKIPNGIKLKCNKPYVPTDERNLAYKAAKLFKETYDIKSGIYINIEKNIPVSAGLAGGSTDAAAVLKIMNKMFNINVPQSELMDLGLKLGADVPYCICGGTALCEGIGEKVTKLKPFRDKILVVVKPPFGVSTKEVYKAFDLSKVIFHPKTNELISNIEKNNIDFIANNMKNLLENVTLGRYKIISTIKEEINTCGALGSMMSGSGPTVFGFFDDILKAQKCYEKMKEKYVDVFITRTI from the coding sequence ATGAATATTAAGGCTTATGCAAAAATAAATATTTCTTTAGATGTAATTGGTAAGAGAGAAGATGGGTATCATTTGTTAAAAATGATAATGCAAAACATAGATTTATATGATATAGTTCAAGTTGAAAAGATTCCAAATGGAATAAAACTAAAATGTAATAAACCTTATGTGCCCACAGATGAAAGAAATTTAGCGTATAAAGCTGCTAAATTATTTAAAGAAACTTATGATATAAAAAGTGGTATTTATATAAATATAGAAAAAAATATACCTGTTTCAGCTGGATTAGCAGGTGGTAGTACTGATGCAGCAGCAGTTTTAAAAATCATGAATAAGATGTTTAATATAAATGTACCACAATCTGAATTAATGGATTTAGGATTAAAACTGGGAGCAGATGTACCATATTGTATTTGTGGTGGTACTGCATTATGTGAGGGAATTGGAGAAAAAGTTACAAAATTAAAGCCATTTAGAGATAAAATTTTAGTGGTGGTAAAACCTCCATTTGGAGTATCTACTAAAGAAGTGTATAAGGCTTTTGATTTATCAAAGGTTATTTTTCATCCTAAAACTAATGAATTAATATCAAATATTGAAAAAAATAATATTGATTTTATAGCAAATAATATGAAAAACTTACTTGAAAATGTTACTCTAGGTAGATATAAAATTATTTCTACAATAAAAGAAGAAATTAATACATGTGGTGCTTTAGGAAGTATGATGAGTGGAAGTGGTCCAACAGTATTTGGTTTTTTTGATGATATATTAAAAGCTCAAAAATGTTATGAAAAAATGAAGGAAAAATATGTAGACGTGTTTATAACCAGAACAATTTAA
- the cphA gene encoding cyanophycin synthetase, whose protein sequence is MKVVQERIYEGKNIYSHKKCIRMDVDLQGYCETPSKDIPNFNFNLLKLVPELYTHRCGIDEEGGFVTRLKEGTYLAHICEHITIALQNRLGIEVAYGKAREIQGDRYYIIFQYEYAKTAMECFKLSMDLINALITQSPINFEERINSIKEILNLDEIGPSTNAICKAAKEYNMPITQLGNSGFYQIGYGKQGKVIEAAISEKTSCVAVDISCDKFLTKQLLANQNIPVALGGKVYNIIDLLKCAEKIEYPVVLKPQYGSKGNGIYLNIKNENELIKSYNNLKNKFKDILIEKYIEGNDYRVCVIDYKVVAVSLRIPPFVIGNGKETLKELIENINKDPLRGEDHEKPLTKIKIDDQLISYVNKNNLSLSYIPKDNEKVFLRENANISTGGIAIDCTDNICEENINHCINAAKALGLDICGIDLCVDDISCDIAKSNGVIMEVNAAPGIRMHHFPSKGIERNVGKAIINMMYGENPKNIPIVSVTGTNGKTTTTRLINHVLSQMGYSVGMTSTEGIYVNNKCIHKGDDSGFNSAKTILLNRDVDIAVLETARGGLIRKGLAYDIADVSVITNITNDHLGLDGINSMEELSFVKALVGEAVKENGFTILNADDEWSKTIINRIKANKIFFSKYADNELIQKNIIDGGISVFIENDNIIVVNNHKKYSICSINDVPLSYNGLLKYNLENIMAACGALVGMNIDYCMISKGIMSFNLNNNNGRFNIYEIEDRKIILDYGHNIEGYKAVLSSLDKIKKDKDLIGVIGIPGDRCDDIAIEIGEICSEMLDKIIIKEDKDRRGRDEGEIASLLKNGVLRKNKNAKIHVCLDEIKALEKALMISKKGDTIVVFFEDLESIVKYINNKNLNNSLNLKLSNL, encoded by the coding sequence ATGAAAGTAGTACAGGAAAGGATATATGAAGGAAAAAATATATATTCTCATAAAAAATGTATAAGAATGGATGTGGACTTACAGGGATATTGTGAAACTCCAAGTAAAGATATACCTAATTTTAACTTTAATTTATTGAAACTTGTACCTGAATTGTATACACATAGATGTGGTATAGATGAGGAAGGTGGGTTTGTTACAAGGCTTAAAGAAGGGACTTACTTAGCGCATATATGTGAACATATAACAATTGCCTTGCAAAATAGATTGGGAATAGAAGTGGCTTATGGAAAAGCTAGAGAGATACAAGGAGATAGATATTATATAATTTTCCAATATGAGTATGCTAAAACAGCTATGGAATGTTTTAAATTATCTATGGATTTAATAAATGCTCTTATAACTCAATCTCCAATAAATTTTGAAGAAAGAATAAATTCAATAAAAGAGATATTAAATTTAGATGAAATAGGACCGAGTACAAATGCTATTTGCAAAGCCGCAAAAGAATATAATATGCCTATAACTCAGTTAGGTAACAGTGGTTTTTATCAAATTGGATATGGTAAACAAGGAAAAGTAATAGAAGCTGCTATTTCTGAAAAAACAAGTTGCGTTGCAGTAGATATTTCTTGTGATAAGTTTTTAACAAAACAATTATTAGCAAATCAAAATATACCAGTAGCATTAGGTGGAAAAGTTTATAATATAATTGATTTATTAAAATGTGCTGAAAAAATTGAATATCCAGTAGTTCTAAAACCTCAATATGGTAGTAAAGGCAATGGAATATATTTAAATATAAAAAATGAAAATGAATTAATTAAATCATATAATAATTTAAAAAATAAGTTCAAAGACATATTAATTGAAAAATATATTGAAGGAAATGATTATAGAGTTTGTGTAATTGATTATAAAGTTGTTGCAGTATCATTAAGAATACCACCTTTTGTAATAGGAAATGGAAAAGAGACCTTAAAGGAACTTATAGAAAATATTAATAAGGATCCTTTAAGAGGTGAGGACCATGAAAAACCTTTAACTAAAATAAAAATAGATGATCAATTAATTTCATATGTAAATAAGAATAATCTATCACTTAGTTATATACCTAAAGATAATGAAAAAGTATTTTTAAGAGAAAATGCTAATATTTCTACAGGGGGCATAGCTATTGATTGTACAGATAATATATGTGAGGAAAATATAAATCATTGTATAAATGCTGCTAAAGCATTAGGATTAGATATTTGTGGAATAGATTTATGTGTGGACGATATATCTTGTGATATAGCTAAAAGCAATGGCGTTATTATGGAAGTTAACGCAGCACCCGGAATAAGAATGCATCATTTTCCATCTAAAGGAATTGAAAGAAATGTTGGTAAAGCAATAATCAATATGATGTATGGTGAAAATCCTAAAAATATACCAATAGTATCTGTAACAGGGACAAATGGTAAAACAACAACAACTAGATTAATAAACCATGTATTAAGTCAAATGGGGTATAGTGTAGGAATGACATCTACTGAAGGGATATATGTTAACAATAAATGTATTCATAAAGGTGATGATTCAGGTTTTAATAGTGCAAAAACAATACTATTAAATAGAGATGTGGATATAGCTGTACTAGAAACAGCAAGGGGTGGATTAATTAGAAAAGGATTAGCTTATGATATTGCAGATGTTTCTGTAATAACAAATATAACGAATGATCACTTAGGGTTAGATGGAATTAATTCTATGGAAGAGTTGAGTTTCGTTAAAGCATTGGTTGGAGAAGCGGTAAAAGAAAATGGATTCACTATATTAAATGCTGATGATGAATGGAGTAAAACTATAATTAATAGAATTAAAGCTAATAAGATATTTTTCTCGAAATATGCTGATAATGAGTTGATACAAAAAAATATAATTGATGGTGGAATATCTGTATTTATAGAAAATGATAATATAATTGTAGTAAACAATCATAAAAAATATTCAATATGTTCTATAAATGATGTACCGCTTTCTTATAATGGTCTATTAAAATATAATTTAGAAAATATAATGGCTGCTTGCGGAGCTTTAGTAGGAATGAATATAGATTATTGTATGATTTCAAAAGGTATAATGAGTTTTAATTTAAATAACAATAATGGAAGATTTAATATTTATGAAATAGAAGATAGAAAAATAATATTAGATTATGGTCACAATATAGAAGGATATAAAGCTGTATTATCATCTTTAGATAAAATAAAAAAAGATAAAGACTTAATTGGAGTAATAGGAATTCCAGGTGATAGATGTGATGATATAGCTATAGAAATAGGCGAAATATGTTCTGAAATGTTAGATAAAATAATAATAAAAGAAGATAAAGACAGAAGAGGAAGAGATGAAGGTGAGATTGCTTCACTATTAAAAAATGGTGTATTAAGGAAAAATAAAAATGCTAAAATACATGTATGTTTAGATGAAATAAAAGCTTTAGAAAAGGCACTGATGATAAGTAAAAAAGGCGATACAATAGTGGTGTTTTTTGAAGACTTAGAATCGATTGTAAAATATATTAACAATAAGAATTTAAATAATTCCTTGAATTTAAAGTTATCTAATTTATAA
- the spoIIR gene encoding stage II sporulation protein R produces MKKVLSCLMFIIIFSTLIVGCTSSNMVNNNNSEELNYEEVKNSLIRFHVIANSDTNEDQSLKLKVRDEVINYLYPYLNKSDSLDESREIIKNNIEEVRSIAEKVIKDNNYNYDVNIELSRENFPEKSYGNIVLPQGNYEAFRIIIGSGQGRNWWCVMFPPLCFVDESKAKIEYEKTQNKIKEEVNKKDSKDNIKIKFKVVEVIDNLLK; encoded by the coding sequence ATGAAAAAAGTATTAAGTTGTTTGATGTTTATAATTATTTTTTCTACATTAATTGTAGGGTGTACAAGTTCTAATATGGTAAATAATAATAATTCAGAAGAATTAAATTATGAAGAGGTAAAAAATTCTTTAATAAGGTTTCATGTTATAGCAAATAGTGATACAAATGAAGATCAAAGTTTAAAATTAAAAGTTAGAGATGAGGTTATAAATTATTTATACCCTTATTTAAATAAATCCGATTCTCTTGATGAATCTAGAGAAATAATAAAAAATAATATTGAAGAAGTAAGATCAATTGCAGAAAAAGTGATTAAAGATAATAATTATAATTATGATGTTAATATTGAATTATCTAGAGAAAATTTTCCTGAAAAATCTTATGGAAATATAGTATTACCACAAGGTAATTATGAAGCTTTCAGAATTATAATAGGAAGCGGACAAGGAAGGAATTGGTGGTGTGTTATGTTTCCACCGTTATGTTTTGTAGATGAGTCAAAAGCAAAAATTGAATATGAAAAAACTCAAAATAAAATAAAAGAAGAAGTTAATAAAAAAGATTCAAAAGATAATATAAAAATTAAATTTAAAGTGGTGGAAGTTATAGATAATTTACTTAAATAG